In Vanessa atalanta chromosome 3, ilVanAtal1.2, whole genome shotgun sequence, one genomic interval encodes:
- the LOC125077013 gene encoding hemocyte protein-glutamine gamma-glutamyltransferase-like isoform X2, whose translation MSMVRKSSMDKMSSSMTSSVTGMGLGGITGLTTGMSTLSCMREQQVTIGGMPSNYVPGLSANYNISSFCQRPGQSRRWPTARAGPSAQHRPGRSHSTGALHRLKHSSRNSPNTQYTHNLICKLADQNERRRRQDTMELIPQSYYSQQPLKVELTEFYSRDNSKDHHTDQYDLVNDNILPNPVLRRGQNFFFAVRFDRTYDKQQDVIRIVFGFGPKPSVTKGTRIVLPVNWSTQQGAFQHSRDVIGLARMQDTSTTMPPIATIGTMGAIGAMSGIRETTTYGVRRTSFSNDPLPLQHSPLSPHGPMERPVVERYAPTTQHSSFQRSYGSRHGSMQNLASIAHEMDRWDISVQRQDGNTITFQVHVPASAPVGVWNCWVQTHRFGQRDNRHDYKCDEDIYILFNPWCREDAVYMDNESSRKEYVLNEQGKIWYGTWRQPKGRKWIFGQFDDVVLPACIYLLERSGLEHSERGNPIRVTRAISAMINANDDDDGLMVGRYDGEYKDGVAPHAWTGSVAILERYLTDGGRPVEYGQCWVFSALVVTICRALGIPCRSVTNYVSAHDTNRTFTVDKFFDRDGNEVPNGPDEDCYDSCWNFHVWNDVWMQRPDLPQGYGGWQIIDATPQEEAESVYQCGPASVEAVRRGEVGFQYDTPFVYCQLNAELCHFQEEENSEWGFIRMASNQYQVGRKILTKNPNRDDDEGDSDMLEITHEYKTVESSSPERLAVIAACRGYQRLQQYYEFPDRNFEDVVFDLMDIDIVPYGQPFDCTMNIQNKSHEDRTIWCVLTASSCYYTGAIAARLRRSQGEFIVRAGQREVLKLHVTPQEYMDKLVDHSMVKVHAMAYVKQTRQAWSDEDDFPLHKPRLQIQLRSQPSVGQECAVTFSFQNPLNVHLTDCYFTFEGPGIQRPRQIRFRDVKPGEFVNYQDKFVPRRQGERRVVVTFSSRQIDEIFGCANVNVRG comes from the exons ATGTCTATGGTCCGCAAGTCAAGTATGGATAAAATGTCTTCAAGCATGACATCCAGCGTGACTGGCATGGGACTTGGTGGAATCACTGGACTGACTACTGGAATGAGTACCCTTAGCTGCATGAGGGAACAACAAGTTACTATTGGAGGCATGCCTTCGAATTACGTACCGGGACTGTCAGCGAACTACAACATTTCGAGCTTCTGTCAACGTCCAGGACAAAGTCGTCGTTGGCCTACGGCTAGGGCAGGTCCATCAGCTCAACATAGACCTGGCCGTTCTCATAGCACGGGTGCATTACATCGGCTTAAGCATTCTTCGAGAAATAGCCCAAATACGCAATACACCCATAACCTGATTTGCAAACTAGCTGATCAAAATGAACGCCGACGTCGTCAAGATACCATGGAATTAATTCCTCAGAGTTATTATTCGCAGCAACCGCTTAAAGTAGAACTTACTGAATTTTATTCACGAGATAACTCCAAAGATCATCACACTGATCAATATGATTTAGTTAATGATAACATCCTTCCTAATCCAGTCTTAAGAAGAGGCCAAAATTTCTTTTTTGCCGTTCGTTTTGATAGGACTTATGACAAACAGCAAGATGTGATCCGTATAGTGTTCGGTTTTG gTCCAAAACCTAGCGTTACTAAAGGAACTCGTATTGTCTTACCGGTTAATTGGAGCACTCAACAAGGTGCCTTTCAACATTCTCGAGATGTTATTGGGTTGGCCAGAATGCAAGACACTAGTACAACGATGCCTCCTATAGCAACAATAGGTACTATGGGAGCCATAGGAGCTATGAGTGGGATTCGCGAAACGACTACATATGGCGTACGCCGTACGTCTTTCAGCAATGATCCTTTGCCATTACAACATAGCCCACTTAGCCCCCATGGCCCCATGGAAAGGCCTGTGGTAGAGCGTTATGCTCCAACTACACAACATTCTTCGTTTCAACGTAGTTATGGCTCTCGACATGGGTCAATGCAAAACTTAGCGTCAATTGCCCATGAAATGGACAGATGGGATATAAGTGTTCAACGTCAGGATGGAAATACTATCACTTTTCAAGTCCATGTTCCAGCTTCTGCTCCAGTTGGAGTTTGGAACTGCTGGGTACAAACGCACCGTTTCGGACAACGTGATAATCGGCATGATTACAAATGTGATGAAGATATTTATATACTGTTTAATCCATGGTGCCGTGAGGATGCAGTATATATGGACAATGAATCTTCAAGGAAAGAATATGTGCTTAATGAACAGGGTAAAATATGGTACGGTACCTGGCGACAACCTAAAGGACGTAAATGGATATTCGGCCAATTTGATGATGTTGTATTGCCAGCTTGCATTTATTTACTGGAACGCAGTGGTCTTGAACATTCTGAACGCGGTAATCCTATACGAGTGACAAGAGCAATTTCTGCGATG ATTAATgccaatgatgatgatgacggtTTAATGGTAGGTCGATATGATGGTGAATATAAAGACGGAGTAGCACCTCATGCCTGGACCGGTTCTGTTGCTATTCTTGAGCGCTATTTGACGGATGGAGGTCGGCCTGTTGAGTACGGACAATGCTGGGTATTTTCAGCTCTGGTCGTTACAATTTGTAGAGCATTGG GTATTCCCTGTCGATCAGTAACCAATTATGTATCTGCGCACGACACGAATCGTACGTTTACTGTTGATAAGTTCTTTGACCGAGATGGAAATGAAGTACCAAATGGTCCTGATGAAGATTGTTACGATTCATGCTGGAACTTCCATGTATGGAACGATGTTTGGATGCAAAGACCCGATTTGCCACAAG gatATGGTGGATGGCAGATTATAGATGCGACACCTCAAGAAGAAGCTGAGTCGGTGTATCAGTGTGGTCCAGCTAGTGTCGAAGCCGTACGCCGTGGCGAGGTTGGGTTCCAATATGATACACCATTCGTGTATTGTCAACTAAATGCTGAATTATGCCACTTCCAAGAGGAAGAAAACTCTGAATGGGGTTTTATTAGAATGGCATCAAACCAATACCA AGTCGGACGTAAGATTTTAACCAAGAACCCGAACCGTGATGATGATGAAGGTGATAGCGATATGCTAGAAATAACCCATGAATATAAAACAGTAGAAAGCTCGTCCCCTGAACGTCTTGCCGTAATTGCGGCATGTCGTGGCTACCAGCGCTTGCAACAATATTATGAATTCCCTGATCGTAATTTTGAAGATGTCGTCTTTGATCTGATGGATATTGATATTGTACCTTACGGTCAGCCTTTTGATTGTACCATGAATATTCAG AATAAATCCCACGAAGATCGTACAATTTGGTGTGTGCTAACAGCATCATCGTGTTATTATACTGGAGCAATAGCAGCCCGACTGCGTAGGTCTCAAGGCGAGTTTATAGTCCGAGCAGGTCAACGTGAAGTGCTTAAGCTACACGTAACACCTCAAGAATATATGGATAAACTAGTAGACCATTCCATGGTTAAGGTGCACGCTATGGCTTATGTTAAGCAAACACGACAAGCATGGTCTGACGAGGATGACTTCCCTTTGCATAAGCCGCGACTGCAGATCCAG CTGAGGAGCCAGCCATCTGTGGGACAGGAATGTGCAGTAACGTTTAGCTTCCAAAACCCGCTAAATGTTCACTTGACCGATTGCTACTTTACTTTCGAAGGGCCCGGTATACAACGACCACGACAG ATACGATTCCGTGACGTGAAGCCCGGCGAGTTTGTAAATTATCAGGACAAATTCGTGCCCCGTCGCCAAGGGGAGCGTCGTGTCGTGGTGACCTTCTCTTCGAGGCAGATCGACGAGATTTTTGGATGTGCTAACGTGAATGTGCGAGGCTAG
- the LOC125077013 gene encoding hemocyte protein-glutamine gamma-glutamyltransferase-like isoform X1 — MSMVRKSSMDKMSSSMTSSVTGMGLGGITGLTTGMSTLSCMREQQVTIGGMPSNYVPGLSANYNISSFCQRPGQSRRWPTARAGPSAQHRPGRSHSTGALHRLKHSSRNSPNTQYTHNLICKLADQNERRRRQDTMELIPQSYYSQQPLKVELTEFYSRDNSKDHHTDQYDLVNDNILPNPVLRRGQNFFFAVRFDRTYDKQQDVIRIVFGFGPKPSVTKGTRIVLPVNWSTQQGAFQHSRDVIGLARMQDTSTTMPPIATIGTMGAIGAMSGIRETTTYGVRRTSFSNDPLPLQHSPLSPHGPMERPVVERYAPTTQHSSFQRSYGSRHGSMQNLASIAHEMDRWDISVQRQDGNTITFQVHVPASAPVGVWNCWVQTHRFGQRDNRHDYKCDEDIYILFNPWCREDAVYMDNESSRKEYVLNEQGKIWYGTWRQPKGRKWIFGQFDDVVLPACIYLLERSGLEHSERGNPIRVTRAISAMVSYINANDDDDGLMVGRYDGEYKDGVAPHAWTGSVAILERYLTDGGRPVEYGQCWVFSALVVTICRALGIPCRSVTNYVSAHDTNRTFTVDKFFDRDGNEVPNGPDEDCYDSCWNFHVWNDVWMQRPDLPQGYGGWQIIDATPQEEAESVYQCGPASVEAVRRGEVGFQYDTPFVYCQLNAELCHFQEEENSEWGFIRMASNQYQVGRKILTKNPNRDDDEGDSDMLEITHEYKTVESSSPERLAVIAACRGYQRLQQYYEFPDRNFEDVVFDLMDIDIVPYGQPFDCTMNIQNKSHEDRTIWCVLTASSCYYTGAIAARLRRSQGEFIVRAGQREVLKLHVTPQEYMDKLVDHSMVKVHAMAYVKQTRQAWSDEDDFPLHKPRLQIQLRSQPSVGQECAVTFSFQNPLNVHLTDCYFTFEGPGIQRPRQIRFRDVKPGEFVNYQDKFVPRRQGERRVVVTFSSRQIDEIFGCANVNVRG; from the exons ATGTCTATGGTCCGCAAGTCAAGTATGGATAAAATGTCTTCAAGCATGACATCCAGCGTGACTGGCATGGGACTTGGTGGAATCACTGGACTGACTACTGGAATGAGTACCCTTAGCTGCATGAGGGAACAACAAGTTACTATTGGAGGCATGCCTTCGAATTACGTACCGGGACTGTCAGCGAACTACAACATTTCGAGCTTCTGTCAACGTCCAGGACAAAGTCGTCGTTGGCCTACGGCTAGGGCAGGTCCATCAGCTCAACATAGACCTGGCCGTTCTCATAGCACGGGTGCATTACATCGGCTTAAGCATTCTTCGAGAAATAGCCCAAATACGCAATACACCCATAACCTGATTTGCAAACTAGCTGATCAAAATGAACGCCGACGTCGTCAAGATACCATGGAATTAATTCCTCAGAGTTATTATTCGCAGCAACCGCTTAAAGTAGAACTTACTGAATTTTATTCACGAGATAACTCCAAAGATCATCACACTGATCAATATGATTTAGTTAATGATAACATCCTTCCTAATCCAGTCTTAAGAAGAGGCCAAAATTTCTTTTTTGCCGTTCGTTTTGATAGGACTTATGACAAACAGCAAGATGTGATCCGTATAGTGTTCGGTTTTG gTCCAAAACCTAGCGTTACTAAAGGAACTCGTATTGTCTTACCGGTTAATTGGAGCACTCAACAAGGTGCCTTTCAACATTCTCGAGATGTTATTGGGTTGGCCAGAATGCAAGACACTAGTACAACGATGCCTCCTATAGCAACAATAGGTACTATGGGAGCCATAGGAGCTATGAGTGGGATTCGCGAAACGACTACATATGGCGTACGCCGTACGTCTTTCAGCAATGATCCTTTGCCATTACAACATAGCCCACTTAGCCCCCATGGCCCCATGGAAAGGCCTGTGGTAGAGCGTTATGCTCCAACTACACAACATTCTTCGTTTCAACGTAGTTATGGCTCTCGACATGGGTCAATGCAAAACTTAGCGTCAATTGCCCATGAAATGGACAGATGGGATATAAGTGTTCAACGTCAGGATGGAAATACTATCACTTTTCAAGTCCATGTTCCAGCTTCTGCTCCAGTTGGAGTTTGGAACTGCTGGGTACAAACGCACCGTTTCGGACAACGTGATAATCGGCATGATTACAAATGTGATGAAGATATTTATATACTGTTTAATCCATGGTGCCGTGAGGATGCAGTATATATGGACAATGAATCTTCAAGGAAAGAATATGTGCTTAATGAACAGGGTAAAATATGGTACGGTACCTGGCGACAACCTAAAGGACGTAAATGGATATTCGGCCAATTTGATGATGTTGTATTGCCAGCTTGCATTTATTTACTGGAACGCAGTGGTCTTGAACATTCTGAACGCGGTAATCCTATACGAGTGACAAGAGCAATTTCTGCGATGGTAAGTTAT ATTAATgccaatgatgatgatgacggtTTAATGGTAGGTCGATATGATGGTGAATATAAAGACGGAGTAGCACCTCATGCCTGGACCGGTTCTGTTGCTATTCTTGAGCGCTATTTGACGGATGGAGGTCGGCCTGTTGAGTACGGACAATGCTGGGTATTTTCAGCTCTGGTCGTTACAATTTGTAGAGCATTGG GTATTCCCTGTCGATCAGTAACCAATTATGTATCTGCGCACGACACGAATCGTACGTTTACTGTTGATAAGTTCTTTGACCGAGATGGAAATGAAGTACCAAATGGTCCTGATGAAGATTGTTACGATTCATGCTGGAACTTCCATGTATGGAACGATGTTTGGATGCAAAGACCCGATTTGCCACAAG gatATGGTGGATGGCAGATTATAGATGCGACACCTCAAGAAGAAGCTGAGTCGGTGTATCAGTGTGGTCCAGCTAGTGTCGAAGCCGTACGCCGTGGCGAGGTTGGGTTCCAATATGATACACCATTCGTGTATTGTCAACTAAATGCTGAATTATGCCACTTCCAAGAGGAAGAAAACTCTGAATGGGGTTTTATTAGAATGGCATCAAACCAATACCA AGTCGGACGTAAGATTTTAACCAAGAACCCGAACCGTGATGATGATGAAGGTGATAGCGATATGCTAGAAATAACCCATGAATATAAAACAGTAGAAAGCTCGTCCCCTGAACGTCTTGCCGTAATTGCGGCATGTCGTGGCTACCAGCGCTTGCAACAATATTATGAATTCCCTGATCGTAATTTTGAAGATGTCGTCTTTGATCTGATGGATATTGATATTGTACCTTACGGTCAGCCTTTTGATTGTACCATGAATATTCAG AATAAATCCCACGAAGATCGTACAATTTGGTGTGTGCTAACAGCATCATCGTGTTATTATACTGGAGCAATAGCAGCCCGACTGCGTAGGTCTCAAGGCGAGTTTATAGTCCGAGCAGGTCAACGTGAAGTGCTTAAGCTACACGTAACACCTCAAGAATATATGGATAAACTAGTAGACCATTCCATGGTTAAGGTGCACGCTATGGCTTATGTTAAGCAAACACGACAAGCATGGTCTGACGAGGATGACTTCCCTTTGCATAAGCCGCGACTGCAGATCCAG CTGAGGAGCCAGCCATCTGTGGGACAGGAATGTGCAGTAACGTTTAGCTTCCAAAACCCGCTAAATGTTCACTTGACCGATTGCTACTTTACTTTCGAAGGGCCCGGTATACAACGACCACGACAG ATACGATTCCGTGACGTGAAGCCCGGCGAGTTTGTAAATTATCAGGACAAATTCGTGCCCCGTCGCCAAGGGGAGCGTCGTGTCGTGGTGACCTTCTCTTCGAGGCAGATCGACGAGATTTTTGGATGTGCTAACGTGAATGTGCGAGGCTAG